The following proteins come from a genomic window of Ornithinimicrobium cryptoxanthini:
- the hrpA gene encoding ATP-dependent RNA helicase HrpA gives MPTEHANPPRRARDRRRATNRRPRQEPSPQQRTKRVEARRAMLPPKISYPPELPVAERRDDIAAAIRDHQVVIVAGETGSGKTTQLPKICLELGRGIEGAIGHTQPRRIAARSVAERISEELDVELGSTVGYQVRFTDKSTRDTLVKVMTDGILLSELQRDRDLRRYDTLIIDEAHERSLNIDFILGYLKQLLPRRPDLKVIITSATIDVQRFAEHFAEPDGTPAPIVEVSGRSFPVEIRFRPLTRPGPPAKDGTARDVEIDQVTGVCEAVEELWTEDPGGGPADILVFCSGEREIRDVADALDGMNLPGTEVLPLYGRLSAAEQHRVFSRHSGRRIVVSTNVAETSLTVPGIRYVIDTGTARISRYSQRLKVQRLPIEAISQASANQRSGRCGRLADGIAVRLYSQEDFESRPEFTEPEILRTNLASVILQMTNLGLGDVARFPFLEPPDSRQIADGVRLLEELQAIDTDAPVHVPRRRLTAYGRAIVALPVDPRLARMVIEAERNGALREMSVIVAALSMQDPRERPADAQAQADQSHARFKDEVSDFITLLNLWSYLKEQQKALSGSAFRRMCKREYLHYLRVREWQDLHTQLKQATKSLGLQPNSNEANADQVHQSLLAGLLSHVGLYDRDKREYVGARGARFVIQPGSVLHRKNPDWLMTAELVETTRLWARVNAPTDPAWVERAAAHLVKRSYSEPRWSRSRASAIATERVTLYGVPLVADRTVPYGRIDPEVARDLFIRHGLVEGDWDTRHDFFHANRRLIRDVSELEARARRRDILVDDETLVEFYDARLPAEAVSGAHFDTWWKQARRADSTLLTFTEDLLVSGDASLVSDRDYPGTWRQGELEFAVTYQFEPGSGSDGVTVHVPIEVLNRVRPDGFDWQVPGLREELATALVKSLPKEIRRNFVPAPDHARAALAAIGEPRDEQEALVEALADELTARRIVPVAPSDFDVDRVPDHLKVTFAVERSVAPGSRRGRSRARVELLGEGKDLAALQAELAPAVRTTMSRAAASIEKTGLTSWTGALGILPETFEQQVAGKPVVGYPALVDTGEAVDVRVLGTASEADRATRVGVRRLLLLGTTPPWKRLLALLTNQQKLSLGHNPHGSVPLLLQDALACAVDSVVAEMPGARVRSPEEFDRALAIVKQQAVPRVLQIVESLAPILDTARAVSLGLQGLTAPAAAEMATDLRRQLDSLIRPGFVADTGYRRLPHLKRYLAAMAERLEKGAQDLARDRERMVVVGAVEEEFTKFLAGLAPHRRADEDVVDIGWLLQELRVSLFAQRLGTPQPVSAKRIYAAMDRAEAPQFS, from the coding sequence ATGCCCACCGAGCACGCCAACCCTCCTCGGCGTGCCCGCGACCGCAGGCGTGCCACCAACCGTCGCCCACGCCAGGAGCCGAGCCCCCAGCAGCGCACCAAGCGCGTCGAGGCCCGCCGCGCCATGCTGCCGCCCAAGATCAGCTATCCGCCAGAGCTGCCGGTCGCCGAGCGTCGCGACGACATCGCGGCAGCCATTCGCGACCACCAGGTCGTGATCGTCGCGGGAGAGACTGGCTCCGGCAAGACCACCCAGCTGCCAAAGATCTGCCTCGAGCTGGGCCGCGGCATCGAGGGCGCGATCGGCCACACCCAGCCCCGCCGGATCGCCGCCCGCTCGGTCGCCGAACGGATCAGCGAAGAGCTGGACGTCGAGCTCGGCAGCACGGTCGGCTACCAGGTGCGCTTCACCGACAAGTCGACCAGGGACACGCTGGTCAAGGTGATGACCGACGGCATCCTGCTCTCGGAGCTGCAGCGCGACCGTGACCTGCGCAGATATGACACGCTCATCATCGACGAGGCCCACGAGCGCAGCCTCAACATCGACTTCATCCTCGGCTACCTCAAGCAGCTGCTGCCGCGCCGGCCCGACCTGAAGGTGATCATCACCTCGGCCACCATCGACGTGCAGCGCTTCGCCGAGCACTTCGCTGAGCCCGATGGCACCCCGGCCCCCATCGTCGAGGTGTCGGGGCGCAGCTTCCCCGTCGAGATCCGCTTCCGCCCCCTGACCCGCCCCGGACCGCCCGCCAAGGACGGCACCGCCCGCGACGTCGAGATCGACCAGGTCACCGGGGTCTGCGAGGCGGTCGAGGAGCTGTGGACCGAGGACCCCGGCGGGGGACCGGCCGACATCCTCGTCTTCTGCTCCGGCGAGCGTGAGATCCGCGACGTCGCCGATGCCCTCGATGGCATGAACCTGCCCGGCACCGAGGTCCTCCCGCTCTATGGCCGCCTCTCCGCCGCCGAGCAGCACCGCGTCTTCAGCCGGCACTCGGGGCGCCGGATCGTGGTGTCCACCAACGTCGCCGAGACCTCACTGACCGTCCCGGGCATCCGCTATGTCATCGACACCGGGACGGCCCGGATCTCGCGCTACTCCCAGCGACTGAAGGTCCAGCGCCTGCCGATCGAAGCAATCAGCCAGGCCAGCGCCAACCAGCGCTCCGGCCGCTGCGGTCGCCTCGCCGACGGCATCGCGGTCCGGCTCTACAGCCAGGAGGACTTCGAGTCCCGGCCCGAGTTCACCGAGCCCGAGATCCTGCGCACCAACCTGGCCTCCGTCATCCTGCAGATGACCAACCTGGGACTGGGCGACGTCGCCCGCTTCCCCTTCCTGGAGCCACCCGACTCCCGCCAGATCGCCGACGGGGTCCGCCTCCTGGAAGAGCTCCAGGCCATCGACACCGACGCCCCGGTGCACGTGCCGCGCCGGCGACTCACGGCATACGGCCGGGCGATCGTCGCCCTCCCGGTCGACCCGCGCCTGGCCCGCATGGTGATCGAGGCCGAGCGCAACGGCGCCCTGCGCGAGATGTCGGTCATCGTCGCGGCACTGTCCATGCAGGACCCGCGTGAGCGACCTGCTGACGCCCAGGCCCAGGCCGACCAGTCGCACGCCCGCTTCAAGGATGAGGTGAGTGACTTCATCACCCTGCTCAACCTGTGGAGCTATCTCAAGGAGCAGCAGAAGGCGTTGTCCGGCAGCGCATTTCGACGCATGTGCAAGCGCGAGTACCTGCACTACCTGCGCGTCCGGGAGTGGCAGGACCTGCACACCCAGCTCAAACAGGCAACCAAATCACTTGGGCTACAACCAAACTCCAACGAGGCGAACGCCGACCAGGTCCACCAGTCACTGTTGGCCGGGCTGCTCTCCCACGTCGGTCTCTATGACCGGGACAAGCGGGAGTATGTCGGGGCGCGGGGGGCACGCTTCGTCATCCAGCCCGGCTCGGTCCTGCACCGCAAGAACCCAGACTGGCTGATGACCGCCGAGCTGGTCGAGACCACCCGGCTGTGGGCCCGGGTCAACGCGCCGACCGACCCGGCGTGGGTGGAGCGGGCCGCAGCGCACCTGGTCAAGCGGTCCTACTCCGAGCCGCGCTGGTCGCGCAGCCGGGCCTCGGCGATCGCGACCGAGCGGGTCACCCTCTACGGCGTGCCGCTGGTCGCGGACCGGACCGTGCCCTATGGCCGGATCGACCCGGAGGTGGCCCGCGACCTGTTCATCCGGCACGGACTGGTTGAGGGCGACTGGGACACCCGGCACGACTTCTTCCACGCCAACCGGCGCCTGATCCGCGACGTGAGCGAGCTGGAGGCGCGGGCGCGCCGCCGCGACATCCTCGTCGACGACGAGACGCTGGTCGAGTTCTATGACGCGCGGCTCCCGGCCGAGGCCGTCTCCGGCGCGCACTTCGACACGTGGTGGAAGCAGGCCCGTCGCGCCGACTCCACGCTGCTGACCTTCACCGAGGACCTGCTCGTCAGCGGCGACGCGTCGCTGGTCAGTGACCGGGACTATCCGGGGACGTGGCGTCAGGGTGAGCTGGAGTTTGCCGTCACGTATCAGTTCGAGCCCGGGTCGGGCTCGGACGGCGTGACCGTGCACGTCCCGATCGAGGTGCTTAACCGGGTGCGCCCCGACGGCTTCGACTGGCAGGTGCCCGGGCTGCGTGAGGAGCTGGCGACGGCGCTGGTGAAGTCGCTGCCCAAGGAGATCCGCCGCAACTTCGTGCCCGCGCCGGACCATGCGCGGGCGGCGCTGGCTGCGATCGGGGAGCCGCGCGACGAGCAGGAGGCGCTGGTCGAGGCACTGGCCGACGAGCTGACCGCGCGCCGCATCGTGCCGGTGGCGCCGTCCGACTTCGACGTGGACCGTGTCCCGGACCACCTCAAGGTGACGTTTGCGGTGGAACGGTCCGTGGCTCCGGGGTCGAGGCGGGGGCGCAGCCGGGCTCGGGTCGAGCTGCTCGGCGAGGGCAAGGACCTGGCCGCCCTGCAGGCCGAGCTGGCCCCGGCAGTGCGGACCACCATGTCCCGCGCCGCAGCCAGCATCGAGAAGACCGGACTGACCTCGTGGACCGGCGCGCTCGGCATACTCCCCGAGACGTTTGAGCAGCAGGTCGCCGGCAAGCCGGTGGTCGGCTATCCCGCGCTGGTCGACACCGGTGAGGCGGTCGACGTGCGGGTGCTCGGCACGGCCTCCGAGGCGGACCGGGCGACGCGCGTCGGGGTGCGGCGCCTGCTGCTGCTGGGCACCACCCCGCCCTGGAAGCGACTGCTGGCGCTGCTGACGAACCAGCAGAAGCTGTCGCTCGGGCACAACCCGCACGGGTCCGTGCCGTTGCTGCTGCAGGACGCCCTCGCGTGCGCGGTCGACTCGGTGGTGGCGGAGATGCCGGGGGCTCGGGTGCGCTCGCCGGAGGAGTTCGATCGGGCGCTGGCGATCGTCAAGCAGCAGGCGGTGCCTCGCGTCCTGCAGATCGTGGAGAGCCTGGCGCCGATCCTGGACACGGCGCGCGCGGTGTCGCTCGGCCTGCAGGGGCTGACCGCGCCGGCGGCAGCCGAGATGGCCACCGACCTGCGTCGCCAGCTGGACTCGCTGATCCGGCCGGGGTTCGTGGCGGACACGGGCTATCGGCGGCTGCCCCACCTGAAGCGCTATCTGGCGGCGATGGCCGAGCGCCTCGAGAAGGGGGCGCAGGACCTGGCCCGCGACCGCGAGCGGATGGTGGTAGTCGGGGCCGTCGAGGAGGAGTTCACGAAGTTCCTGGCCGGTCTGGCGCCGCACCGGCGGGCCGACGAGGACGTCGTGGACATCGGCTGGCTGCTGCAGGAACTGCGGGTCAGCCTGTTCGCCCAGCGCCTCGGCACACCGCAGCCGGTCTCGGCCAAGCGGATCTATGCCGCGATGGACCGCGCGGAAGCCCCCCAATTTTCGTAG
- a CDS encoding amidohydrolase family protein encodes MRDTIVASNGSTDVRILLTGTTIMTMGPRGVVRGDLLLSGGMIEAVGPGLADQVGAAIVIDASQTCVVPGLVDSHLHAWEGQLRGIAPDADFGRYWALTHDGIAQHYRPEDMAVAERLSAAHALNAGTTTFIDNSHNSRTRDHSNAAIEALIATGIRAVYAAGGAQAGDHDHQFPEDLLRLRDEYFCGGQGLVTLRMMDVMPSREAWTFAAEHGFDLCAEMGSWVPGIESLADTGLMAPGHTYNHCSGFSRTMWQAIADSGAAVNLVPRSDSQYGLGGFSPVLEANRLAIQEGISSDNELSYAHDMFTEMRTLLTVQRGLSFTAELAGEVDVPRPYGVADVLRAATVGGALNAGLQDEIGTIEPGKKADLVLITLDDVTTRLRGSDIGAVVTYGSAAVVDTVFVDGKVKKWGGELVGVNYDQLAREGEASRTYLLEQFGVTTDGLHVGL; translated from the coding sequence GTGCGGGACACGATCGTTGCCAGCAACGGCTCCACTGATGTGCGCATTCTGCTCACGGGCACCACGATCATGACGATGGGGCCGCGGGGCGTGGTGCGCGGCGACCTTCTGCTGAGCGGCGGCATGATCGAGGCTGTCGGCCCCGGGCTGGCGGACCAGGTCGGGGCCGCGATCGTCATCGACGCGAGCCAGACGTGCGTCGTGCCCGGGCTCGTCGACTCCCACCTGCACGCCTGGGAGGGCCAGTTGCGGGGGATTGCGCCCGACGCCGACTTCGGGCGCTACTGGGCGCTCACCCACGACGGGATCGCGCAGCACTATCGCCCCGAGGACATGGCAGTCGCCGAGCGGCTCTCCGCCGCACACGCACTCAACGCCGGGACGACGACGTTCATCGACAACAGTCACAACTCGCGCACCCGAGACCACTCCAATGCCGCCATCGAGGCGCTGATCGCCACCGGCATCCGCGCTGTCTATGCGGCCGGTGGTGCCCAGGCCGGCGACCATGATCACCAGTTTCCCGAGGATCTGCTGCGACTGCGCGACGAGTACTTCTGCGGTGGTCAGGGTCTCGTCACGCTCCGGATGATGGACGTCATGCCGTCGCGCGAGGCGTGGACCTTTGCGGCCGAGCACGGCTTCGACCTCTGTGCGGAGATGGGGTCCTGGGTGCCCGGCATCGAGTCACTCGCCGACACGGGGCTGATGGCGCCCGGGCACACCTACAACCACTGCTCGGGTTTCAGCAGGACGATGTGGCAGGCCATCGCCGACAGCGGGGCCGCGGTGAACCTGGTCCCACGGTCCGACTCGCAGTACGGACTCGGCGGCTTCTCACCAGTCCTGGAGGCCAACCGACTCGCCATCCAGGAAGGCATCAGCTCCGACAACGAGCTCAGCTATGCGCATGACATGTTCACCGAGATGCGCACCCTGCTCACCGTCCAACGAGGGCTCTCGTTCACTGCGGAACTCGCTGGCGAGGTGGACGTGCCCCGACCGTATGGCGTGGCGGACGTGCTCCGAGCCGCGACGGTCGGCGGCGCCCTCAACGCAGGCCTGCAGGACGAGATCGGCACGATCGAGCCCGGCAAGAAGGCGGACCTGGTGCTGATCACCCTGGACGACGTCACGACCCGGTTGCGGGGCTCCGACATCGGGGCCGTCGTCACCTACGGCTCCGCGGCGGTCGTCGACACGGTCTTCGTCGACGGCAAGGTCAAGAAGTGGGGCGGCGAGCTGGTCGGCGTCAACTATGACCAGCTCGCCCGCGAGGGTGAGGCTTCGCGCACCTATCTGCTTGAGCAGTTTGGCGTCACCACGGATGGGCTCCACGTCGGGCTCTGA
- a CDS encoding peptidase M56 family protein has translation MDTDRVTDQLHDLPPDLRDPVDRFEQIRERVRRRRRRQAVVGGAAGAVVLALAVPLATQLLPDEPAIAPGSATALEEDLLGGTRVTPLSEPRTVTGTGTATVELGEPPAESTGVDIVLDCLGPGTFEYPDGAGMICSEEDGEELGRQSQAGYVVALADGQKSVEIRATDGARWRVTTTYVSTEVTEWGVNAKGETFGVHNENGEPDLVTVIATNGQIGYAYVAEMNAAGGPAPSSPEEALVQQQERLGKTFSVPVYESDGETVIGELVIGGSDDPAVLADTATVTRGP, from the coding sequence ATGGACACGGACCGCGTCACCGACCAGTTGCACGACCTGCCCCCCGACCTGAGGGACCCGGTGGACCGGTTCGAGCAGATCCGCGAGCGCGTGCGTCGGAGGCGACGCCGACAGGCCGTGGTGGGCGGGGCCGCGGGAGCGGTAGTGCTCGCTCTCGCCGTGCCGCTCGCCACGCAACTGCTGCCCGACGAGCCGGCGATCGCTCCGGGCAGTGCCACGGCGTTGGAGGAGGACCTGCTCGGCGGGACCAGGGTCACGCCACTGAGTGAACCGCGCACCGTCACCGGCACCGGGACGGCCACCGTGGAACTCGGCGAGCCGCCCGCGGAGTCGACTGGCGTGGACATCGTGCTCGACTGTCTCGGCCCCGGCACTTTTGAGTATCCAGATGGTGCCGGGATGATCTGCTCCGAGGAAGACGGCGAGGAGCTGGGGCGGCAGTCCCAAGCCGGTTATGTCGTAGCCCTGGCAGATGGGCAGAAGTCCGTCGAGATCCGGGCCACTGACGGTGCCCGGTGGCGGGTGACGACGACCTATGTCAGCACCGAGGTGACCGAGTGGGGCGTCAACGCCAAGGGCGAGACGTTTGGGGTGCACAACGAGAACGGCGAGCCAGACCTGGTCACGGTCATCGCCACCAATGGTCAGATCGGCTATGCCTATGTGGCTGAGATGAATGCCGCCGGGGGGCCCGCGCCGAGCTCACCAGAGGAAGCCCTGGTCCAGCAGCAGGAGCGTTTGGGAAAGACCTTCAGCGTCCCGGTCTATGAGTCCGATGGCGAGACGGTGATCGGCGAGTTGGTGATCGGTGGCAGCGACGACCCAGCCGTCCTGGCGGACACGGCCACGGTCACCCGCGGTCCGTAG
- a CDS encoding VOC family protein codes for MSWAAAAGHHWQGHPTGGVHDGRAIRMATLGSIMLGTTDPDRLHRWYTTVLPPDSDDVQGDYRILGYRGFYLFIDGRDDVQATHPDPARTIINFEVDDARAAAERIEALGGSWVAPPEDRDGSHFATAQDPDGNYVQVIQLSPEHLAEMQVNASGARPPVGMVAGEAFSGFSVDDLAAAQAFYADVLGLQVHAGPESMPLLNLDVGGRKILVYEKGAGHVPATYTVLNLPVLDVEAAVRDLVGRGVEFVHYDGMPQDELGIHRGGGPLIAWFSDPAGNVLSVIARD; via the coding sequence ATGAGTTGGGCCGCGGCGGCGGGTCACCACTGGCAGGGACACCCGACCGGCGGTGTCCACGACGGAAGGGCGATCCGCATGGCCACGCTCGGCAGCATCATGCTCGGGACCACCGATCCGGACCGGCTGCACCGTTGGTACACCACGGTGCTCCCGCCTGACAGCGACGACGTCCAGGGCGACTACCGGATCCTCGGCTACCGCGGGTTCTATCTGTTCATCGACGGCCGCGACGACGTCCAGGCGACCCATCCGGACCCGGCCCGCACGATCATCAACTTCGAGGTCGACGATGCGCGCGCAGCGGCGGAACGGATCGAGGCCTTGGGCGGCAGCTGGGTGGCGCCACCGGAGGACCGCGACGGCAGCCACTTCGCGACCGCGCAGGACCCGGACGGCAACTACGTCCAGGTGATCCAGCTCAGTCCCGAGCACCTGGCCGAGATGCAGGTCAACGCGTCCGGTGCCCGGCCACCCGTCGGAATGGTGGCCGGTGAGGCGTTCAGCGGCTTCTCGGTCGACGACCTCGCAGCGGCGCAGGCCTTCTATGCCGACGTCCTCGGGTTGCAGGTCCACGCCGGTCCCGAGTCGATGCCCCTGCTCAACCTGGATGTCGGGGGCCGCAAGATCCTGGTCTACGAGAAGGGCGCCGGCCACGTGCCCGCGACCTACACCGTGCTCAACCTCCCGGTCCTGGATGTCGAGGCCGCGGTGCGAGACCTCGTCGGCCGGGGTGTGGAGTTCGTGCACTACGACGGTATGCCGCAGGACGAGCTGGGCATCCACCGCGGCGGTGGCCCGCTCATCGCTTGGTTCAGCGACCCTGCCGGGAACGTGCTGTCGGTGATCGCGCGGGACTGA
- a CDS encoding SigE family RNA polymerase sigma factor, whose protein sequence is MREPDGFREFVAGRSPSLLRTAWMLTGDAVSAEDLLQTALARTWPHWSRVRQGHPEAYVRQVMVRTNASWRSRFWTREKSTDLTSGSDGIPPLLYAEQDRSGQIIDRLVLMDALATLPVRQRQSVVLRYFDDLSVEAVAEIMGCSAGTVKSQTAKGLARLRDVIGQDTLIKEEL, encoded by the coding sequence ATGCGTGAGCCGGACGGATTCCGGGAGTTCGTGGCTGGGCGGTCGCCGTCCCTGCTGCGCACTGCCTGGATGCTGACCGGCGACGCAGTCAGCGCCGAGGACCTCCTGCAGACCGCCCTGGCCCGCACGTGGCCGCACTGGTCGCGTGTGAGACAGGGCCACCCCGAGGCCTATGTGCGCCAGGTGATGGTGCGCACCAACGCCAGCTGGCGGTCTCGCTTCTGGACCCGCGAGAAGTCGACTGATCTGACGTCGGGGAGTGACGGCATACCCCCGCTGTTGTATGCCGAGCAAGACCGGAGCGGACAGATCATCGACCGGCTGGTGCTGATGGATGCGCTCGCCACCCTGCCCGTGCGGCAGCGGCAGTCCGTGGTGCTGCGCTATTTCGATGACCTCTCCGTCGAGGCCGTCGCCGAGATCATGGGCTGCTCCGCCGGGACCGTGAAGAGCCAGACCGCCAAGGGGCTGGCCCGGCTGCGTGACGTCATCGGTCAGGACACGCTCATCAAGGAGGAACTGTGA
- a CDS encoding YkvA family protein, giving the protein MASAARRPLRWGALMGVATAIRSASQPGSPGLGSRLAALPRMARAVTTKRYTGIDSSKLLMMLAAVGYVVSPIDLMPEAMLFVAGLGDDALVIGWLAVTVINAIDDFLDWEKNGTAYPGQVIHDEQVPHYDVV; this is encoded by the coding sequence ATGGCCAGTGCTGCACGCCGCCCCCTCCGCTGGGGCGCCCTGATGGGCGTCGCCACCGCCATCCGCTCCGCGAGCCAACCCGGCTCGCCCGGCCTCGGCTCACGACTGGCCGCCCTGCCACGCATGGCACGCGCCGTCACGACCAAGCGCTACACCGGCATCGACAGCTCAAAGCTGCTGATGATGCTTGCTGCCGTCGGTTATGTCGTCAGCCCCATCGACCTGATGCCGGAGGCGATGCTCTTCGTCGCGGGTCTGGGGGATGACGCGCTCGTCATCGGCTGGCTCGCCGTCACGGTCATCAACGCCATCGACGACTTCCTCGACTGGGAGAAGAACGGCACGGCCTATCCCGGCCAGGTCATCCACGACGAGCAGGTCCCGCACTACGACGTCGTCTGA
- a CDS encoding alpha/beta hydrolase family protein produces the protein MTPEPQAAPTVFDDLDHYVAMPRLGGLALSPDGSRLVTTVTTINRAGTGYATALWGLDPTGERAAYRITRSAKGEAGAAFSSTGALFFTSARPNPDSDDETPRAALWEIPAEGGEARVVHSRPGGVSQVLCARDADVTAVVASVLPGATDETSHAAIHKARKDADVHAILHDGYPVRFWDADLGPSAPQLFVAEPDADNTPKRPTTTDHVPPLKLRLVTEGVGAAMRDGDPTLSPDGTFALVSLSVPEARGSQRSQLVRIDLATGERTVLLDEPGHEFYAPLISPDNSRAVVIVDTQSTPEQAPHPVLNLLDLATGERSPLAAEWDRWARPAAWLPDGRSLLVIADEDGRAPIFSIDVTTGEVSRVTSDDSAYSEVVVSPDGSSAYAVRSSYLFPAEVVALDLASGAVTELPGPVERPHIPGRLEEVETTTADGVRVRGWLALPEGDGGADGHPLLLWIHGGPLGSWNAWTWRWNPWLMVTQGYAVLLPDPALSTGYGQEFIQRGWGAWGQAPFEDLMAVTDAVVARDDIDESRTAAMGGSFGGYMANWVAGHTDRFKAIVTHASLWALDQFGPTTDAAFYWQREMTPEMGEANSPHRFVDQIVTPVLVIHGDKDYRVPIGEGLRLWYELLSASGLPADDEGRTPHRFLYFPNENHWILSPQHAKVWYQVVSGFLAEHVLGQAAPELPVELGRSAPSEKQLKKAAAAKEEADGDGDVEAEVASRE, from the coding sequence ATGACACCGGAGCCGCAGGCCGCCCCCACCGTGTTCGACGATCTTGATCACTATGTCGCGATGCCCCGGTTGGGTGGTCTCGCGCTGAGCCCCGACGGCAGCCGGCTCGTCACGACGGTGACCACGATCAACCGGGCCGGGACGGGCTACGCCACCGCACTCTGGGGCCTGGACCCCACCGGTGAGCGCGCGGCATACCGCATCACGCGCAGCGCCAAGGGTGAGGCGGGCGCCGCGTTCAGCAGCACCGGTGCGCTCTTCTTCACCTCGGCCCGGCCCAACCCGGACAGCGACGACGAGACGCCCCGGGCCGCGCTGTGGGAGATCCCGGCCGAGGGCGGCGAGGCGCGGGTCGTGCACTCGCGCCCGGGCGGGGTGTCGCAGGTGCTCTGCGCGCGTGACGCCGACGTGACGGCCGTGGTCGCGAGCGTGCTGCCCGGGGCCACCGACGAGACCTCGCACGCCGCGATCCACAAGGCCCGCAAGGACGCCGACGTGCACGCGATCCTGCACGACGGCTACCCCGTGCGGTTCTGGGACGCCGACCTCGGCCCGAGCGCGCCGCAGCTGTTCGTGGCCGAGCCGGACGCGGACAACACCCCGAAGCGCCCGACCACCACCGACCACGTGCCGCCCCTGAAGCTGCGCCTGGTCACAGAGGGCGTCGGCGCCGCCATGCGCGACGGGGATCCGACCCTCAGCCCGGACGGCACCTTTGCCCTCGTCTCGCTCAGCGTCCCCGAGGCCCGCGGCAGCCAGCGCAGCCAGCTGGTCCGCATCGACCTGGCCACCGGCGAGCGCACCGTGCTGCTCGACGAGCCCGGTCATGAGTTCTATGCGCCGCTGATCAGCCCCGACAACTCGCGGGCCGTGGTCATCGTCGACACCCAGAGCACGCCCGAGCAGGCGCCGCACCCGGTGCTCAACCTCCTTGACCTGGCCACCGGCGAGCGCTCGCCGCTGGCTGCGGAGTGGGACCGCTGGGCGCGCCCGGCAGCCTGGCTGCCCGACGGTCGCTCCCTGCTGGTCATCGCTGACGAGGACGGCCGTGCGCCGATCTTCTCGATCGACGTGACCACCGGTGAGGTGAGCCGGGTGACCAGCGACGACTCGGCATACTCCGAGGTCGTCGTCTCCCCCGACGGGAGCAGCGCGTATGCCGTGCGCTCCAGCTATCTCTTCCCCGCCGAGGTGGTGGCGCTCGACCTGGCCAGCGGCGCGGTCACCGAGCTCCCGGGACCGGTCGAGCGCCCGCACATCCCCGGGCGCCTGGAGGAGGTCGAGACCACGACCGCCGACGGGGTGCGCGTGCGCGGGTGGCTCGCGCTGCCTGAGGGCGACGGCGGCGCGGACGGCCACCCGCTGCTCCTGTGGATCCACGGCGGTCCGCTCGGGTCGTGGAACGCCTGGACCTGGCGGTGGAACCCCTGGCTGATGGTGACCCAGGGCTATGCCGTGCTGCTGCCGGACCCGGCGCTGTCCACCGGCTACGGGCAGGAGTTCATCCAGCGCGGCTGGGGTGCGTGGGGGCAGGCGCCGTTCGAGGACCTGATGGCGGTCACCGACGCCGTGGTGGCCCGCGATGACATCGACGAGTCGCGGACGGCGGCGATGGGCGGGTCGTTCGGTGGCTACATGGCCAACTGGGTCGCCGGGCACACCGACCGGTTCAAGGCGATCGTCACGCACGCGTCGTTGTGGGCGCTCGACCAGTTCGGCCCGACGACCGACGCCGCGTTCTACTGGCAGCGCGAGATGACCCCTGAGATGGGCGAGGCCAACAGTCCGCACCGGTTCGTCGACCAGATCGTCACGCCGGTGCTGGTGATCCACGGCGACAAGGACTATCGCGTCCCGATCGGTGAGGGTCTGCGGCTGTGGTACGAACTGCTCTCGGCCTCCGGGCTGCCGGCCGACGACGAGGGTCGCACGCCGCACCGGTTCCTCTATTTCCCCAACGAGAACCACTGGATCCTCTCGCCGCAGCACGCGAAGGTGTGGTACCAGGTGGTCTCGGGCTTCCTGGCCGAGCACGTGCTGGGCCAGGCGGCTCCCGAGCTGCCGGTCGAGCTGGGGCGGTCCGCGCCGAGCGAGAAGCAGCTCAAGAAGGCCGCCGCCGCCAAGGAGGAGGCGGACGGCGACGGAGACGTCGAGGCCGAGGTTGCTTCCCGGGAGTGA
- a CDS encoding cold-shock protein gives MATGTVKWFNSEKGFGFIEQDGGGADVFVHYSAIDSSGYRELQEGQKVEFDVTQGPKGPQAEQVRPL, from the coding sequence GTGGCTACAGGCACCGTGAAGTGGTTCAACTCCGAGAAGGGCTTCGGATTCATCGAGCAGGACGGGGGCGGCGCTGACGTCTTCGTTCACTACTCCGCCATCGACAGCTCCGGTTACCGCGAGCTCCAGGAAGGCCAGAAGGTGGAGTTCGACGTCACCCAGGGCCCGAAGGGTCCGCAGGCTGAGCAGGTTCGCCCGCTCTGA